A genome region from Schistosoma mansoni, WGS project CABG00000000 data, supercontig 0169, strain Puerto Rico, whole genome shotgun sequence includes the following:
- a CDS encoding pinch, putative — MLHEARNKQELVKDHVAVRFNDIEVENIVTHDTVEEPHCKRCDEPFTEDENIVSVKDDIYHPTCFVCTQCFQPLPNKEFYEFEGRRYCKYDFQVLFAPLCFKCGEFIMSKVVKAMNRSWHPECLVCNECGIQIISKGFQRHNTRILCKDCWPVICQELVGCHICQTCHKPIELNKHIKFMGDFHHPHHFHCFDCDQELGLDAHERGGELYCLKCFSRSGVSICSACRRSIDGRIVWALGKVWHVEHFVCHHCEIPFMGSRFYEWQGHAYCLLHYQSKIGSVCHICAKPVTDTLVKFTNKIYCPEHFLCSLCDRKLDEKSKLYEIDLKPVCKECYDKLPMQWKKILAKIHRSDRQKWSN; from the exons ACATGATACTGTCGAAGAACCTCATTGTAAACGGTGTGATGAACCATTTACTGAAGATGAAAATATCGTTTCTGTTAAAGATGACATCTATCATCCAACATGTTTTGT ATGTACTCAATGTTTTCAACCATTACCTAACAAAGAATTTTATGAG TTTGAAGGCCGAAGATATTGTAAATATGATTTTCAAGTACTTTTTGCACCTTTGTGTTTTAAATGTG GTGAATTTATCATGTCAAAAGTGGTGAAAGCAATGAATCGAAGCTGGCATCCTGAATGTTTAGTTTGTAATGAATGTGGTATtcaaattataagcaaaggatTTCAAAGACATAATACAAG AATCCTGTGTAAAGATTGTTGGCCTGTTATATGTCAGGAATTAGTTGGCTGTCATATCTGTCAAACATGTCATAAACCAATTGAATTAAATAAACACATCAAATTTATGGGTGATtttcatcatccacatcattttcattgttttgattGTGATCAAGAACTTGGTTTGGATGCACATGAACGTGGTGGTGAATTATATTGTCTTAAATGTTTCAGTCGTTCTGGTGTATCAATCTGCTCAGCATGCAG ACGTTCAATTGACGGTCGTATAGTTTGGGCACTTGGTAAAGTTTGGCATGTTGAACATTTTGTATGTCATCACTGTGAAATACCATTTATGGGTAGTAGGTTTTATGAGTGGCAAGGGCACGCCTACTGTCTACTACATTATCAATCTAAAATTGGAAGTGTCTGTCATATATGCGCGAAACCGGTTACTGATACATTGGTTAAATTTACTAATAAAATCTATTGCCCTGAACACTTTCTTTGTTCACTGTGTGATAGAAAATTAGATGAAAA atCCAAACTTTATGAAATTGATTTAAAACCAGTTTGTAAAGAATGTTATGATAAGTTACCAATGCAATGGAAAAAAATCCTGGCAAAAATCCATCGTTCAGATAGACAAAAATGGAGTAATTAA
- a CDS encoding pinch, putative, translating into MSKVVKAMNRSWHPECLVCNECGIQIISKGFQRHNTRILCKDCWPVICQELVGCHICQTCHKPIELNKHIKFMGDFHHPHHFHCFDCDQELGLDAHERGGELYCLKCFSRSGVSICSACRRSIDGRIVWALGKVWHVEHFVCHHCEIPFMGSRFYEWQGHAYCLLHYQSKIGSVCHICAKPVTDTLVKFTNKIYCPEHFLCSLCDRKLDEKSKLYEIDLKPVCKECYDKLPMQWKKILAKIHRSDRQKWSN; encoded by the exons ATGTCAAAAGTGGTGAAAGCAATGAATCGAAGCTGGCATCCTGAATGTTTAGTTTGTAATGAATGTGGTATtcaaattataagcaaaggatTTCAAAGACATAATACAAG AATCCTGTGTAAAGATTGTTGGCCTGTTATATGTCAGGAATTAGTTGGCTGTCATATCTGTCAAACATGTCATAAACCAATTGAATTAAATAAACACATCAAATTTATGGGTGATtttcatcatccacatcattttcattgttttgattGTGATCAAGAACTTGGTTTGGATGCACATGAACGTGGTGGTGAATTATATTGTCTTAAATGTTTCAGTCGTTCTGGTGTATCAATCTGCTCAGCATGCAG ACGTTCAATTGACGGTCGTATAGTTTGGGCACTTGGTAAAGTTTGGCATGTTGAACATTTTGTATGTCATCACTGTGAAATACCATTTATGGGTAGTAGGTTTTATGAGTGGCAAGGGCACGCCTACTGTCTACTACATTATCAATCTAAAATTGGAAGTGTCTGTCATATATGCGCGAAACCGGTTACTGATACATTGGTTAAATTTACTAATAAAATCTATTGCCCTGAACACTTTCTTTGTTCACTGTGTGATAGAAAATTAGATGAAAA atCCAAACTTTATGAAATTGATTTAAAACCAGTTTGTAAAGAATGTTATGATAAGTTACCAATGCAATGGAAAAAAATCCTGGCAAAAATCCATCGTTCAGATAGACAAAAATGGAGTAATTAA